The bacterium sequence GATACAATTGGTGGTATTTTTGAAATTATAATTGAAGGAGTGCCACCAGGACTTGGCAGTTATGTCCAATGGGACAGACGACTTGATGCTAAAATTTCATTTTATTTAATGAGTATCCCAGCGGTAAAAGGAATAAATATAGGTATCGGTTTTGAAGGAATTGAAAAATTTGGTTCTCAATTTCACGATGAAATTTATTATGATGAAAGTAAAAAAATTTATAGAAAAACAAATAATGCAGGTGGAATAGAGGGTGGAATTACAAACGGGGAAAATATAATTATTAGATGTGCATTAAAACCAATTCCAACACTCAAAAAACCATTGAATTCAGTAAACATTAAAACATTAAAAGAAGAAATATCAATTTATGAAAGAAGCGATATTTGTGTTGTATTTCCTGCATCAGTTATTGGTGAAAATATACTCTCCTTTTTAATTGCTGATGAAATTCTTAATAAATTTGGAGGAGATACAATTGAAGATGTAAAAACAAATTATAATTTTTATCTCAAATCAATATCAAAATACTGGTCAAATAAAAAATGAAAAAAAATATTATTCTGACTGGATTTATGGGAACAGGTAAAACACTTATAGGAAATATTGTCGCTGATAAATTGAATATGGAATTTATAGATACTGATAAAGTAATTGAGGAAAGAGAAAAAGATAGAATTGCGAGAATTTTTCAGGTTAAAGGAGAAGAATATTTTAGAAAATTGGAAGAAAAAGTAATAAACGAAATATGTAAAAAAGAAAATTGTGTAATTGCAACAGGTGGAGGAGCAATAATAAGAGAAAAAAATTATAACAACATGAAAAAAAGTGGAATTATTATCTGTCTTGAAGCAGAACCATCTATAATTCTTTTAAGAACATCAACAACAGAAGATAGACCACTACTCTTAAAAAATAAGGATGCAATTTCAACAATAAGATATTTAATAAATTCAAGAAAAAAATATTATGACAAAGCGGACTATAAAATAGATACAACTTCTCTTTCACCAGAACAAGCAGGCGAAAAAATAATTGAAATATGGAAAAAAGAAAATGAAAAAAATAGAAATTAAAATTGAAGAGAAAAAAAAATCAATATGTTTTATTGATATTCCTTTTGAAAAAATACCTGAAAAACTAAAATCAAATGGTGATAAATTTCTAATTATAAGTGATAAAAATGTCTATCCTCTTTTTGGAGAAAAATTAAGGTCGGTTATTTCAAAAAATGGAGATGTCTATAAATTTATTTTGAAAAGCGGGGAAAACGAAAAAAACCTTAAAAATATTGAGAAAATACTTCATTATTGCTATGAAAATAATTTTTCAAGAGATGATACAATACTTGCTCTTGGCGGAGGAGTTATAAGTGATATATCTGGCTTTGTATCTTCTATTTATATGAGAGGAATAAATTTCATCACAATACCCACCACTTTACTTGCTCAGGTTGATGCCTCTATTGGTGGGAAAACAGGAGTAAATTTTTACAATAAAAAAAATCTTATTGGAAGTTTCTATCAACCAGAATTTATATTTATCAACTTTGAAACATTAAAAACATTACCTGAAAGAGAAATGAAGCAGGGAATTGCTGAAATAATAAAATATGGTGTTATAAAAAACAAAAAAATTTTTGAATTGCTTGAAAAAAATAAAGAAAATATAAAAAAATATCTACCAGAAATTGTTGAAAAATGTGTCAAAATAAAAGGTGATATTATTAAAAAAGATGAAAAAGAAAAAACAGGACTTCGCGAAGTATTAAATTTTGGGCATACAATTGGACATGCAATTGAGGTATTAGATAATTATAAATTCAATCACGGTGAAGCAATTGCAAATGGGATGGTATATGAAACATTTATTGCCTTTAAACTTGGCTTTTGTGAAAAAGCGACATATGAGAGAATAAAAAATATTGTAAGTAGTTTCAATTTTCCCGAATTTAAAGGTAAAAATAACATAGATAAAATAATTGAAAATTTATGGTATGATAAAAAAGTGAGAAAAGGGAATTTGAGATTTGTTCTACCAGAAAAAATTGGAAAAGTTAAAACAGGAGTAGTTGTAAAAGAAGAAATAATAAAAAAAACATTTTTAGAGGAAGAAAATAATGGATGAAATTGAAAGAAAAAGGGAAGAAATTGACCAGATTGATAAAAAACTTCTTGAACTTTTAGACCTTCGGGCTGAAAAAGTCAAGGAAATAACTGATATTAAAAATAAAAACAATAAACCAATTTTTGACCCTTCAAGAGAAAAAAGAATTATAGAAAAACACATTGAAAAAAGATTTAAGTATCTAAAAAAAGAAGATATTGAGTTAATAATGTCCACAATTTTCAAAATTTATAGAGGATTTTTTAAACCATTAAATATATCCTTTCTTGGTCCGGAAGGGACTTTTACACATCAGGCAGCACTCAGAAAATTTGGTAATAAATGCAACTTTATTTCAGCAAAAACAGTTGAGGATATTTTTAAAGAAGTGGAAAAAGATAGAGTTGATTATGGTGTTGTTCCAATTGAAAATTCTGTGGAAGGAGTGGTTACATATACAATAGATATGTTTCTTGAAAGCAATTTAAAAATAACATCGGAAATTTTACTTGAAATTCATCATTATCTTCTTTCAAATGAAAGTTCATTAAAAAAAATTAAAAAAATTTATTCTCATCCTCAGGCATTTGCTCAATGTAGAAAGTGGTTATTATCAAATTTAGAAAATGTTGAATTGATAGAAACAGAAAGCACCACAAATGCTGTAAAAAAAGCGAAGAAAATGAAAAATACAGGAGCAATTGGTTCTGAAATTGCTTCATCTCTTTATAAATTACCTGTCCTGGCTGAAAAAATAGAGGACTTTACTGAAAACATAACAAGATTCCTTGTGATAGGAAATGACTCTCCAAAAATGACAGGAAAAGATAAAACATCAATAATTTTCTCTATAAAAGATAAAGTCGGTGCTCTTTATGATTCTTTATATCCATTTAAAGAAAAAGGAATTAACTTAACACGATTAGAATCAAGACCAAGTAAAAAAAGAGCATGGGATTATGTATTTTTTGTTGATTTTATTGGTCATTGTGATGAAGATAAAGTTCAAAGTGCATTAGAAGAACTTGAAAAAAATTGTGTATTTTTAAAAGTTTTAGGTTCTTACCCATTAGAAAACAAAGAAAAATAGTAAAATGTAAAACTAAAAGCGGAAAAGTTAAAGATACAACTTAAAATTTAAAAAATTTTTGTCCTTTGTTCTTCGTCCGCTAAAAAGCGCATCGGACGCTAAAATACGCGTTTTGAATCCGCCTCATTCGATACAAAACATGGCGAATCCGCTGCGATTTTTGGCGTAAAGATGGACTGGCAGTACTTTCCAGGGGAAGAAGCAATTTTCTCCCTTTCTTAAACCGACTGAAGTTGCTTACCTTGTTTCTCAGAGTTGGTGTTTAACGTTTTTTCCAAGCACAACGGAGAGGAATTTTACGTTTCCCCCTTTTAGAAAGGCCTGTCCGACGCGCATTTTGGCGGAGGGATTAAGGGGGATTTCAGCAAGCACAACGGGGTTAGGAATCTGTGTCATAAATAGAAAAAATAATTATTTTTTTTCAAAATGTTCAACAAAAACCTTTAAAAATTATACTTATCTTTTTATTTCTTTTTTGTTCTAATACATCTATTTACTCCAACTTCCTTTTTTCTAACTATTATTAAAGAAAAAATTCCTAATTTTCTTTATTTCTATCTTCCTATTTTTTTCTATGTTGCACCTATTGATAATACTTCTCTTTCTCTTAACAACTCTCCTAATTTCTTTCCACTCTTTCTTACAAATTTTGCTATCTTCAAAAGATTATGGGCTGTACACATCAATGAAAATTCCCCTCTTACTTTCTCTTTCCCTCTTAGTACAAATTCCCTAAATCCTAAATTCTGACTTAAATTCCCAAAAACTGGTTCTAATGTTATTTTACGTATCCCATATATCTCTTTCCCTTCTTCTGTTGATAACTTCTCCCTCATTTCTTTAAACAATCCTTCATGCTCTGATATTGATATATGTCTACCTCTTGGGCTGGTTGTACATACCCCATAATACTCACACTTCTTACATTCCCTAACATTCCCATATGTATCATATACTACTTCCCTGTGTTTGCTTCTCCCTATATGATGCAACTCCTGTCCACCTGGACAAATTAATATCTTTTCCTTTTTATTATATATAAAATTACTTTTATCAAATCTATTATCCTGTTTATGTGAACTACCTATCCCTTTCCTGTTTTGTTATGTTATTACATCTGGTATATATGCCTCTATTTTCTCTTTATATTCCTTCCTTTCTAATGAAGCAAAATTCTTACCACTACTATATCCACTATCTGCAACTATATTTATCTTTTCCCTCTTCTCAGGTACTACTTTTTCTATATTCTTTAATACTTCTTCTACCATCGGTATCAATTGACAACAATCACTCTGCTTCTCTGTTACATCATTAGCCACTATCACTTACTCCTTTGAATCTACTGCTGTATGTGCTCTATAACCATGTATTTTCCTTGTCTTGTCTTGTCTTGTCTTTCTGAAATTCTACCGATGCATCTGTAAGATTTATTTTCTTCTTTTTCCCCTCTCTTAACTTCTTCTTACTTTCTTCCAATTTCTTTATCTCCTTTTCTATCTCCTTTATCCTTTTTTCTTTCTCTCTTATTCCTTCCGGAAGCACATTCCCACTTTTTTCACTCCCATATCTCTTGTCTTCTTCTTCATCTACCTGCTCTGCCCTCTCTAAATACTCCTTTATCGCTCCTTCTAATTCCTCCTACTCCTTTATTATCTCTTCTTCTGTATATGTCCTTTCACTACTTGCATTCCCTTTCATTACTTTGCTATCTATTGATATCGTCCCTAATCGTGTCATCCCTATTCTGTTACATATCTGTAATATCTCTACAAATGTATCCCTTAACGCATTTATATTCTTCCGACGAAATTCTGATATCGTCTTGAAATCCGGCTTCTCCATACCTGATAAGTATATAAACGCTATATCACTTCTAAGTTTCTCCTCTATTTTCCTTGAACTATATACCTTTGTCGCATATCCATAAAACCATATCTTTATCATCAATGCCGGATGATATGACGGATTCCCTACACTCGGTATATTCTTATAATAAGAACTTAAATCTATCTCATCTACTACATGTGCTAAATGTCCTTCTTCTAAATAATCCCCTACCGATGCAGGAAATAAAAGCTGACTCTTTAAAGGTTTTAATTTTAAGGAAGGGTAAAGAAAGCGGATATTTTTCCTGCTCTTTATAAGAGCGAGACGGAGT is a genomic window containing:
- a CDS encoding shikimate kinase; amino-acid sequence: MKKNIILTGFMGTGKTLIGNIVADKLNMEFIDTDKVIEEREKDRIARIFQVKGEEYFRKLEEKVINEICKKENCVIATGGGAIIREKNYNNMKKSGIIICLEAEPSIILLRTSTTEDRPLLLKNKDAISTIRYLINSRKKYYDKADYKIDTTSLSPEQAGEKIIEIWKKENEKNRN
- the aroB gene encoding 3-dehydroquinate synthase, with the protein product MKKIEIKIEEKKKSICFIDIPFEKIPEKLKSNGDKFLIISDKNVYPLFGEKLRSVISKNGDVYKFILKSGENEKNLKNIEKILHYCYENNFSRDDTILALGGGVISDISGFVSSIYMRGINFITIPTTLLAQVDASIGGKTGVNFYNKKNLIGSFYQPEFIFINFETLKTLPEREMKQGIAEIIKYGVIKNKKIFELLEKNKENIKKYLPEIVEKCVKIKGDIIKKDEKEKTGLREVLNFGHTIGHAIEVLDNYKFNHGEAIANGMVYETFIAFKLGFCEKATYERIKNIVSSFNFPEFKGKNNIDKIIENLWYDKKVRKGNLRFVLPEKIGKVKTGVVVKEEIIKKTFLEEENNG
- the pheA gene encoding prephenate dehydratase; this translates as MDEIERKREEIDQIDKKLLELLDLRAEKVKEITDIKNKNNKPIFDPSREKRIIEKHIEKRFKYLKKEDIELIMSTIFKIYRGFFKPLNISFLGPEGTFTHQAALRKFGNKCNFISAKTVEDIFKEVEKDRVDYGVVPIENSVEGVVTYTIDMFLESNLKITSEILLEIHHYLLSNESSLKKIKKIYSHPQAFAQCRKWLLSNLENVELIETESTTNAVKKAKKMKNTGAIGSEIASSLYKLPVLAEKIEDFTENITRFLVIGNDSPKMTGKDKTSIIFSIKDKVGALYDSLYPFKEKGINLTRLESRPSKKRAWDYVFFVDFIGHCDEDKVQSALEELEKNCVFLKVLGSYPLENKEK
- a CDS encoding transposase, which encodes MCPGGQELHHIGRSKHREVVYDTYGNVRECKKCEYYGVCTTSPRGRHISISEHEGLFKEMREKLSTEEGKEIYGIRKITLEPVFGNLSQNLGFREFVLRGKEKVRGEFSLMCTAHNLLKIAKFVRKSGKKLGELLREREVLSIGAT
- a CDS encoding transposase, whose amino-acid sequence is MPSVGNPSYHPALMIKIWFYGYATKVYSSRKIEEKLRSDIAFIYLSGMEKPDFKTISEFRRKNINALRDTFVEILQICNRIGMTRLGTISIDSKVMKGNASSERTYTEEEIIKE